In a single window of the Bacteroides acidifaciens genome:
- a CDS encoding tetratricopeptide repeat protein, with translation MKLLFSCIIGLSLILFLSTCHVGSDAGILLRRADLLLQQFPDSALMLLESIPHPEKLSGSERADYAIFLARARTKLYVHEPNDSLIRFAVDYYKRSRNNERKMQAYYYRGCVYQDMRCMDLAVKDFLQALKVIPKESEYLYLGAIYEHLAGCYEEQNLYEDAMCAHHKAYEIYLEQKNSGQLFYALRGIGHIFVLQHQLDSSLIYNKKALDIAEATRKNYHKSLILGEMGMLFNEMGEYHKANQYITASISVAPAGTSLFTEYLWKGNVLRNLQQMDSARYYLNLSKSSPYIFNRGGSYGELYKLEKEENNFPAAIAAADSLIYYLDLIHDTTKATETARLADKYEIELYQQKLAGRYKIEVLFILLFFIIVGAVYFGIDKRRKKKYLELQNQLMKSRTDILSGDLEEQDNAETDLMGMLEPSLELCLQLFRRTETYERLLSLEKKMGVATSLSIHEGQMICESIYDTFGDIMLKLKIQYVDLTKEDLLHCVFFLLGCSKETILLCTRASEGAFKSRKSRMKVKLGEEFFGWMTTRQCLVP, from the coding sequence ATGAAGTTACTTTTTTCTTGTATTATAGGATTGTCTCTGATATTGTTTCTTTCTACTTGTCATGTTGGAAGCGATGCAGGTATTCTTTTACGTCGGGCTGACTTGCTGCTGCAACAGTTTCCTGATAGTGCCTTGATGCTCCTTGAGTCCATTCCTCATCCTGAAAAGTTGTCCGGTTCTGAAAGAGCTGATTATGCAATATTCTTGGCTCGTGCAAGAACTAAGTTGTATGTTCATGAGCCAAATGATTCATTGATTCGGTTTGCAGTAGATTATTATAAAAGAAGCCGGAATAACGAGCGTAAGATGCAAGCTTATTATTATCGAGGTTGTGTGTATCAAGACATGCGTTGTATGGATTTGGCGGTGAAAGACTTTTTGCAGGCACTAAAAGTAATTCCTAAAGAGAGCGAGTATCTTTATTTGGGGGCTATTTATGAGCATTTGGCTGGATGTTATGAAGAACAGAATCTTTATGAAGATGCTATGTGTGCCCATCATAAGGCATACGAAATTTATCTTGAGCAAAAGAATAGTGGTCAATTATTTTATGCTTTAAGAGGGATTGGGCATATATTTGTTTTACAACATCAATTAGATAGTTCTTTGATATATAACAAGAAGGCGCTTGATATAGCTGAAGCTACAAGGAAAAATTATCATAAATCTTTAATATTGGGTGAAATGGGGATGTTGTTTAATGAAATGGGGGAATATCATAAAGCGAATCAATATATTACTGCATCTATATCTGTTGCGCCGGCAGGTACTAGTTTGTTCACAGAATATCTTTGGAAAGGGAATGTTTTGCGAAACTTACAGCAAATGGACTCTGCACGATACTATTTGAACTTGAGCAAATCTTCTCCTTATATATTCAATCGTGGTGGAAGTTATGGAGAATTATATAAATTGGAGAAAGAAGAGAATAATTTTCCAGCAGCTATAGCGGCGGCTGATTCTCTTATTTATTATCTCGATTTAATTCATGATACAACAAAAGCTACTGAAACGGCTCGTTTGGCTGATAAATATGAAATCGAACTTTATCAGCAGAAACTTGCAGGGAGATATAAAATTGAAGTTTTATTTATTTTGCTGTTCTTCATTATTGTAGGAGCGGTTTATTTTGGGATTGACAAGCGTCGAAAAAAGAAGTATCTTGAGTTACAAAATCAATTGATGAAGAGTCGCACAGATATTCTATCCGGAGACCTTGAGGAGCAGGATAATGCTGAGACAGATTTAATGGGGATGTTGGAGCCGAGTTTAGAACTTTGTCTTCAGTTGTTTCGAAGGACGGAAACCTATGAGAGGCTTCTTTCTTTGGAGAAAAAGATGGGCGTAGCTACCTCTTTGAGTATTCATGAAGGACAGATGATTTGTGAAAGCATTTATGATACTTTTGGCGACATTATGCTTAAATTGAAAATTCAATATGTTGATTTAACTAAAGAAGACTTGCTCCATTGCGTATTTTTCTTATTGGGTTGCTCCAAAGAAACAATCTTATTATGTACACGTGCTTCTGAAGGGGCATTTAAAAGTCGGAAAAGTCGCATGAAAGTTAAGTTAGGAGAAGAATTCTTTGGATGGATGACTACACGACAATGCCTTGTTCCATAG
- a CDS encoding carbohydrate kinase family protein, with product MNKHQLCCIGHITLDKVVTPQSTVYMPGGTAFYCSHAIRHFNDIDYALVTAVGATEMNVVEQLREAGINVTTLPSKYSVYFENIYGANPDDRTQRVLAKADPFTALQLKEIDAEIYHLGSLLADDFSLEVIKELSRKGLIAVDSQGYLREVRDTHVYPIDWTDKREALQYIHFLKVNEHEMEVLTGLADPHEAARRLHEWGVKEVLVTLGSMGSLIFDGTDFYRIPAYQPEKVVDATGCGDTYTIGYLYQRVSGASIEDAGRFAAAMSTLKIEKSGPFSGSKEDVIHCMTTAKEMF from the coding sequence ATGAATAAACATCAACTCTGCTGTATCGGTCACATCACACTGGACAAAGTGGTTACTCCACAAAGCACAGTCTATATGCCTGGCGGAACCGCCTTCTATTGTTCGCATGCCATCCGCCATTTTAATGATATTGACTATGCATTGGTGACAGCAGTCGGTGCTACCGAAATGAACGTAGTAGAACAACTACGCGAAGCAGGCATTAATGTTACCACATTGCCCAGCAAGTACTCGGTATATTTTGAAAATATCTATGGAGCCAATCCCGACGACCGTACCCAACGTGTATTGGCCAAAGCAGACCCTTTCACCGCCCTCCAACTCAAAGAAATAGACGCAGAGATTTACCATCTCGGCTCCCTGCTGGCAGACGATTTCTCATTGGAAGTAATCAAGGAACTTTCCCGGAAAGGATTGATAGCGGTAGACTCGCAAGGTTACCTTCGCGAGGTACGCGACACACACGTGTATCCGATAGACTGGACAGACAAACGGGAAGCGCTGCAATATATCCATTTCCTCAAAGTTAATGAGCACGAAATGGAAGTACTGACCGGGCTTGCCGACCCGCACGAAGCCGCCCGCCGGTTACACGAATGGGGAGTAAAAGAAGTGCTGGTCACCCTCGGAAGCATGGGTTCCCTTATTTTCGACGGAACCGATTTTTACCGTATCCCGGCTTACCAACCCGAAAAAGTAGTAGACGCGACAGGATGCGGAGACACTTATACCATCGGCTACTTATACCAACGGGTATCAGGCGCAAGCATTGAAGACGCAGGACGCTTTGCGGCAGCCATGTCTACATTGAAAATTGAGAAATCCGGTCCTTTCAGCGGAAGCAAAGAAGACGTCATTCACTGCATGACGACTGCAAAGGAAATGTTTTAA
- a CDS encoding S41 family peptidase produces MKNKIIQLLLLICCLPALTGCIREDEYANDPVGNFEQLWKIIDEQYCFLEAKGIDWDAVHEEYRKLIIPTMSNDDLFDILSQMLYILKDGHVNLSSAKRTSFYDDWYQGYDWNYREDILYQTYLGSASSGYYTASGLKYKIFDNNIGYIRYESFSAGVGNGNLDEVLLYLAPCNGLIIDVRDNGGGNLTNSTRIAARFTNQKTLTGYIQHKTGPGHNDFSKKEPIYLEPSSSIRWQKKVVILTNRRCYSATNDFVNAMRSIEDTEIIQVGDWTGGGSGLPFSSELPNGWSIRFSASPHFDKNEQPLEEGIAPDIAINMSEADQLKKKDTLIEKAFEILSE; encoded by the coding sequence ATGAAAAATAAGATTATACAACTACTTTTGCTAATCTGCTGCCTGCCGGCGCTGACCGGCTGCATCAGGGAGGATGAGTACGCTAATGATCCCGTAGGCAACTTCGAGCAACTATGGAAGATTATTGACGAACAGTACTGTTTTCTGGAAGCAAAAGGAATTGACTGGGATGCCGTTCACGAAGAATACAGAAAACTGATTATACCGACCATGTCCAACGATGACCTGTTCGACATTCTAAGCCAGATGCTGTATATCCTGAAAGACGGGCATGTCAATCTTTCTTCTGCAAAACGCACTTCTTTCTACGATGATTGGTATCAGGGATACGACTGGAACTACCGGGAAGATATTCTTTATCAGACTTATCTGGGCAGTGCCAGCAGTGGTTATTACACAGCTTCCGGCTTAAAATATAAGATATTCGATAATAATATAGGATATATCCGTTATGAAAGTTTCAGCGCCGGAGTCGGAAACGGCAACTTGGACGAGGTTCTTCTCTATCTGGCACCTTGCAACGGATTAATCATTGATGTACGCGACAACGGTGGTGGAAATCTGACGAACTCTACCCGCATTGCCGCCCGGTTTACCAACCAAAAGACGCTGACCGGATACATTCAGCACAAAACAGGACCGGGACATAATGACTTCTCTAAGAAGGAACCGATTTATCTGGAACCATCTAGCAGTATCCGTTGGCAAAAAAAGGTCGTTATATTAACCAACCGTCGTTGTTACAGCGCGACAAACGATTTTGTTAATGCGATGCGCAGCATAGAAGATACAGAAATTATCCAAGTCGGCGATTGGACCGGTGGCGGTTCGGGACTTCCTTTCTCATCGGAATTGCCAAACGGATGGAGCATCCGTTTCTCTGCCAGCCCGCACTTCGACAAAAACGAACAACCGCTAGAAGAAGGTATCGCACCGGATATTGCCATCAATATGTCTGAAGCAGACCAACTTAAAAAGAAAGATACCCTGATTGAAAAGGCATTCGAGATATTAAGTGAATAA
- a CDS encoding DUF3316 domain-containing protein: MKKKLIYWGLTGCILFALCTKLQAQTDSLQTHRYVTRATMYGIGFTNVFDTYLSPQEYKGIDFRVSRETIRMTKLFDGNISVQNFFQADIGYTHNRADNNNTFSGLVNWNYGLHYQFRLTENFKLLAGGLIDANGGFVYNLRNTNNPASARAYVNLDASGMAIWHLKIKRYPMVLRYQVNLPVMGMLFSPHYGQSYYEIFSLGNSSGVIKFTSLHNQPSLRQMLSVDLPIGYTKMRFSYLADLQQYKVNNIKTHTYSHVFMVGFVKDLYRIRNKKGASVLPSSVRAY; this comes from the coding sequence ATGAAGAAAAAACTAATATACTGGGGGCTGACAGGATGCATCCTGTTCGCCCTCTGCACCAAATTACAAGCGCAGACCGACAGCCTGCAAACCCATCGCTATGTAACACGTGCCACCATGTACGGTATCGGATTTACCAACGTATTCGATACCTATCTTTCGCCTCAGGAATACAAAGGAATCGACTTCCGTGTTTCCCGCGAAACAATTCGGATGACCAAACTGTTCGACGGGAATATTTCCGTGCAGAATTTCTTCCAGGCAGACATCGGTTATACGCACAACCGTGCCGACAACAATAATACATTCTCCGGTCTGGTCAACTGGAATTACGGTCTTCACTACCAGTTCCGGCTGACGGAGAACTTCAAGTTACTGGCAGGTGGATTGATAGACGCTAACGGTGGCTTTGTTTACAACCTTCGAAACACCAACAATCCCGCTTCCGCAAGAGCTTACGTCAACCTGGACGCTTCGGGAATGGCAATCTGGCATCTGAAAATCAAACGATATCCGATGGTGTTGCGTTATCAGGTCAATTTGCCTGTAATGGGAATGCTTTTCTCACCACACTACGGACAATCCTATTATGAGATATTCTCCTTGGGCAACTCGAGCGGAGTGATAAAATTCACTTCCCTGCACAACCAGCCTTCACTCCGCCAGATGCTTTCCGTCGACCTGCCGATAGGATATACCAAAATGCGTTTCAGCTATCTGGCCGATTTGCAGCAATACAAAGTAAATAATATCAAGACACACACCTACTCCCATGTATTCATGGTAGGATTTGTGAAAGACCTATACCGTATCCGAAATAAAAAAGGAGCAAGCGTCTTACCATCATCGGTAAGAGCCTACTAA